The genomic segment TTGGCAAATGAAATAacaataatgcattttaaagtttggGTAACCAAGCTTAGACAACTTGTACTACAAGCTtcattaagaaattaaaaaaacaacaaaaaagaaacaagtatAACTCAAGGGGATAAAGTAATTCACCCTCGGGCTCATGCTCTTAGACTTGAAACTCGGATTTTACAGCttacaagtcttttttttttttcttttatatttaacattctgtttttgtttaaactttcctttttttttttttttttgttgaaatgtgcatttgtgtttgttttccccaTCACATTATCTCTGGTCGTTTCCATATGAAGTAGTAGCTTAAGTAGTACCTTTAAGTGTACTAGTTGGCCATGACTGGCTGGAATTGCTGGTTAGAATACTGCATGTTGCCTAAGCTGAAACTCAAGCCATCCATGAGGGACTTGTCGTTAAGGCCACCGTAGGCCGCAAACACGTCGAAGGCATTGCTGTACTGCAGCGGGCTGTCTGCGGGGAACAGAGCGCTCTGGCTGCCTTGACCCTGCAGACTGGGGAACACAAACTCCTTGGCGTTGGGAGACAGGGCGGAGGGcttctggtgctgctgctgctgcacaccaAGTCCCAGCCCATACAGTGAGTGCATGGAGGTGGAGATGGCTTTCTGTTTCAGGAGACTGTTCACATTCAGGCCCAAGTTGGTGGGAGAGGTACGTGCCACTTTGTTCCCAGCACCGCTGCCGTTGTTGCCGTTGTTGCCGTTGCGTCCACTGCTCTTCATTTTAGTGGAGCCGAACTTAGTAGCTGCGAAGGTGGCTGTTGTGAAGGTTAAAGGCTGTGTGGACCGGGGCATGAAGGTGGGACTGACCGCCGCCGAGTGGCCAAAGGGTGGAGAGGGAGAGCTGGAGCCTGGAGAGGTCCCGTTCAAAGGCTCGCTGATGGGCATAAAGACCTGTGCGTCTGGGTTGAAACTGTTTTTGATCTCCTTGTCCAAGTCAACCCCTCCATTCCCAGCTACACTTTCATTGCTGTCATCGACGTACAACACCTTGACAGGCCCCTTCTCGCCGATCTGGTAGGACACCTCGTAGGGGTCAATCCACACACTGAGGTCCTGGGGCAGATTGTTGCGGACGTCTTCGATTTCCAGCCCGCTCTCTTTCGCTGCCTTCTCGACCACAGGGTCCACCTTTTCGCCCACGTGGATGCATCTGAATCCTGAGCCCTTGTATGGCTTGTCCGGGTACCAGTGTCCTTCATACTTCTGCTTCAGCTGCCGCTCCAGCTCCTCGCCAAAGATGTTGACCCGTCTCCTTGGCAGCTTGTTGTACAGGTACGAGATGATGAAGTTGAGAGCTACTTGGATTTCAAGCTGCATAGCGAACTGCTGAAGTGTGCCAGGTGCGTGGAGATTAGCTGGCTGTGACCTTGAACGCGTCCACCGGCTCGGCTTTGTTTATCCGTGTTCGGCAACACAGACGTGCTCCAGGTAGGGGAGGCAAAAATCAAAAGTGCTGGTTTTGTAATAGTGGTGTCCTTCCACAGGGTGTGATCGATTTTCCTGAAAAAATTAtaaggcaaaaaaaagagagaaaggaatcatgaataaatataatgatATTCAGGTAGAATAAgttaaaaattaacttaattggTTTGGACggtttattataaattattggACCATGATTACTGTAGTAAGCTCAgacaaatgtaacaaaaatggcCTGCGAATAAAGCggaaaaaaatgtgcaactgtAAAATAAGCCTGGATAGTATGATTCATGTGGATCCTGCACCTACATCCACAGAGATGTCAAAAAAGTAGGCACTGGGCATATTAACCTTGTACTAGAACAGGGAATCCTCTTACATAACACAGTACTGGACTGCCTCCATAAGGCAGGAGACAAGGAAAAGAACTGCGGGGGATTCTGCGTTTAATTAACACCAAACCTAACCGATTAAATGCACtggcaataaatgataatggtGGATAAGTTTGTGAGGAAATGGTCGGGGGATTGGATTTCAAAGCTTAAATGACCCTGTCACGGCGTTTGTTTCTGTCCGATTAGTCCCACTGATAAAATGTGTCGAAATAAGGACTTAACAAAACCGCGTTTACACCCATGTTTGGCAATTTTTTCAGAGAAGAGGAAATCCTTTGCAGATTAAACGACTATTTGCTAAATATTCAGTGAGACACGGGGGTGTTAAAATAATCGCCTTGCACTGTGACGTGCAAGAGGCGAGAACTTGTTGAGAATGatcaaatacttaaaaattcATTCTCTCGTACCTCTTGTGAGAAACAAATTTACACTCAAACAAATAATCGGATTATACTCGTCTAATTAATACGTCTTATTAGATAATATTCAGTGTTATGAAGTTACAGCTATTcacaaaaatatcacaaaataatCGAGTAACAACTGCAAAGCGAGGCGCGTATAACGTCCAATATTTGCATGGATATACTGGCATTTATTTCACTGAGATAAAATAAGgcattctgaacatttttatctcACCCCTCCCAATAAATTCGTCGACCGACTGTCAGCTTACAAAGTATGAACAGGTCTATAATACATGCAAAAATAGAAACCTATACAATTACATgaacatatgtaaaaaaaaaaaaatacttacgtttttgtaaaatataaaaatgctcaGTAGTTCTGAAGTACCGTTGGTTAGtgcaaatagaaaacaaaagtatAAATACTTTCTTCACATAGAATATATTAGCATTACAAAAAAGTATTCCAGTAcgtggtgatttttttttttttggagaattGACGTTTaaggtttcagtttttaaggttattttgctttttttaactcctttcttttttcagcaGGCTTTGCAGAGTAGCTCCCTCCTACTCGGGAGTTTCGCAACTTCGTCCCCTTCTGTCTTTGCGTTTCTTGTATTTATAGACTTCCTCCGCCGCGGACACGAGACAAGGCGGTGATGCGGTTTCAGAGGTCAAAACAATATACAAGGAGATGATTGGTCGTACAGACAAGTCCCGCCCCGCGAGCGTTGACGAGATCGTGCTCTCATTGGCTGAAAGGTGTTGTCAGTTTGAGGCATATGATTCTGAGAAATGGGAGGAACGCCTGTGATGAGGGTTTGCGTCAGAGATAACCTAGGACTGTGCTGACAGCAAAAGGCAAAAGTAATTTATGTTAAGAGAGAAAGAGTGCTGTTTAATATAACATCCTGTTAGTGTttgaaagaaatacatttagtaaaacaaatacagatgCATTGTTTCTAGGAACATATGGGCTGGTCTATCCTTCATTAGATTTATTAGTGAGAGTATGCTTCCAATATCCGTTCAGTTCATACACCCAAATCTTACAATAAGTCATTTGTTTGCTTCTGATAGCAAAACTCACCTCTTCAAAATCTATTTTCTACATACTACATTGCTGCAACTTGCCTTGACGAACAGCAGGAGCTATAATAGATACGGGATACGTGCGTTGCCTGAGAGGAGATTCCCTACAGCGGAACAATACAGCAGTGTGGGTGGTGCTGAGTACAAGCTTGAAAACACAAGCGCTGATTGGTCCAAAACGGGGCAGGAGCCCCACAGTGAATGGTGTGCCCGTATCCAAGGTGCTGATGTAGGCTGCGCACGTCATCGCTCCGCTGAACTGCAGCCTGTTGCCCAGTTTTTTAAAGAGCAATAggtgttttttaatgacaaatgaACCGACTGAGAGGCTGGCAGGTGCAGTGATGACTTCAATTATAGTTACAGGAGTGAAGACAGACCAAACAATAAAGATATGTTTTGCAGAATACAAAATTACAGTGACCAATGGAGGAAAGTCATATTTAAAGGTATAGTTTATTTTCGGTTCGGTTTATGGTTGGCTTATTCTTTAGATAACTCTTATAGTGATTTCATTTGGTTTAAATCTATGTTAGTTAGTCTCAGAAGAGCAATAACAAGTTCATGAGAGCCTGAAAGCAAACTGGACATCTACTATAAAACATCCccagttttaaaaatttcattGCAGTTTACACAAATGCTCTTTAATGAACACTGAAATAGTTGTCATCTTTGCATCAAGATGGAAAATGAAGGTAGTTTGATGATGATATTCTGGTGCGAAAGAAGTACTAAGACCGGAACATAAAAGACCAGGATACAAAAGTGAAGCAGTGTAATCCATAATAGCAATTTCttaaagctgtaaaatgttattttttcactACGTTACTTTTATATGCAACAGTTATTCAAACCAGAGACACTTTATCTTCTATTCTCTGCTTCACTCACACAGGGGTGAGAACATTTGTGGTACACGGCCAACAACCTGTATTACCTGTGTAAATTATAATATGGTTCTTTGTACATAATgttgaaatgtaaacataagAATGGCTTAAAGGTTCACTAAGTGTTGTTTGTATAAACAGGTCTGGTGTTTTTCAGATATTACTTGTTGTAAGATAGCAGTACACTAAGATTAAAGGAAGAATACTGGCTTTGTCTTGTCAGACTAGCTTCTTTCTTCATTTAGGACAGAATGATGTTCTACTGAAAAGTTGTGAACATTTATGATCTGACCATTG from the Gambusia affinis linkage group LG19, SWU_Gaff_1.0, whole genome shotgun sequence genome contains:
- the tob1a gene encoding protein Tob1a, which gives rise to MQLEIQVALNFIISYLYNKLPRRRVNIFGEELERQLKQKYEGHWYPDKPYKGSGFRCIHVGEKVDPVVEKAAKESGLEIEDVRNNLPQDLSVWIDPYEVSYQIGEKGPVKVLYVDDSNESVAGNGGVDLDKEIKNSFNPDAQVFMPISEPLNGTSPGSSSPSPPFGHSAAVSPTFMPRSTQPLTFTTATFAATKFGSTKMKSSGRNGNNGNNGSGAGNKVARTSPTNLGLNVNSLLKQKAISTSMHSLYGLGLGVQQQQHQKPSALSPNAKEFVFPSLQGQGSQSALFPADSPLQYSNAFDVFAAYGGLNDKSLMDGLSFSLGNMQYSNQQFQPVMAN